A stretch of Leptospira andrefontaineae DNA encodes these proteins:
- a CDS encoding alpha-hydroxy-acid oxidizing protein: MSKKIAGKTILIIGGGLLQVPIIQTAKTMLLRTVVADMNPDAPGLKICDLPLIMSTKDIEGMVREAKKLSATTKIDGVITAGTDASMTVAAVANALDLPGIRFVDAEAASNKVKMRERLKKAGVPIPGFAPVWSIQDTRDALEFLQFPLVMKPADNMGARGVVKVNNREELQAAFKHAKKYSPTGEMILEEYMPGPEVSVDALAWDGKYMITGLADRIIEREPYFIEMGHNMPSALSPEIQKEIEDVMFRGMQALGIRRGAGKGDIKVTPTGVKVGEIAARLSGGFMSAFTFPLSSGINLNRAAILIALGEEPDNLEPLFHRVSIERALLAPKGKLLSIDGLEEAKKIEGVTDIYLLHKVGDIIPEPTNNIEKTGHVIISAENLNQAENVFSKVLETIKFTCDELYSISEKEIAANARIRFGKEICWVCKVCDGTDCASGVPGMGGVGRMLSFQDNTKALEEYSILPRYIRENVQASTESQFLGQKLSTSFMCAPMTGAITNMSGAMDEYTLAAVLLEGCLASGSLAWLGDGASPEKYLIILEALKKVEGKGILICKPREDEGLIKERFQEAEAQGVLALGMDIDAVNFKTLVQKKIPSVTRGVDALSKIRSYTKLPFILKGVMSPEDAILAKEAGADAIVVSNHGGRVLDDMPGTARVLPMIREALGPDFPISVDGGVRSGADVFKMHALGANNVLVGRPMAISAVGGGVAGVRFLVGQYTEGLAQAMNTVGVSRISEIRKEFIFRKKEETSS, from the coding sequence GTGAGTAAAAAAATCGCAGGTAAGACGATCCTAATTATAGGCGGAGGACTTCTTCAAGTCCCAATCATCCAAACGGCAAAAACAATGCTTCTCAGGACTGTGGTGGCGGATATGAATCCGGATGCACCTGGTCTGAAAATTTGTGATCTTCCTCTTATCATGTCTACAAAGGACATAGAAGGTATGGTGAGAGAGGCCAAAAAATTATCTGCAACTACTAAGATAGATGGGGTAATCACTGCAGGAACAGATGCGAGTATGACTGTTGCAGCGGTTGCTAACGCGTTAGATCTTCCCGGGATCCGATTCGTAGACGCGGAAGCTGCTTCCAATAAAGTAAAGATGAGAGAACGCCTGAAAAAAGCGGGTGTCCCGATTCCAGGATTTGCTCCTGTTTGGAGTATCCAAGATACTCGTGACGCGTTGGAATTCCTACAATTCCCATTGGTAATGAAACCTGCGGACAATATGGGAGCCCGTGGAGTTGTAAAAGTAAATAATAGAGAAGAGTTACAGGCCGCATTCAAACATGCCAAAAAATATTCACCGACTGGTGAGATGATCTTAGAAGAATATATGCCAGGTCCTGAAGTTTCCGTAGATGCGCTCGCATGGGACGGAAAATATATGATCACAGGTCTTGCGGACCGTATCATAGAGAGAGAACCTTATTTTATAGAGATGGGCCATAATATGCCTTCCGCTCTTTCTCCTGAGATACAAAAAGAAATAGAAGATGTGATGTTCCGAGGAATGCAAGCTCTCGGGATCAGAAGAGGTGCAGGTAAAGGTGATATTAAAGTAACTCCTACCGGTGTAAAAGTAGGAGAGATCGCTGCAAGACTTTCCGGAGGATTCATGTCCGCTTTTACTTTTCCTTTATCAAGCGGAATTAATCTGAATAGAGCTGCCATCTTAATCGCACTTGGAGAAGAGCCGGATAATTTAGAGCCATTATTTCATAGAGTTTCTATTGAAAGAGCATTACTTGCACCTAAGGGAAAACTTCTTTCGATCGATGGATTGGAAGAGGCCAAGAAGATAGAAGGTGTAACCGATATCTATCTATTGCACAAAGTGGGAGATATTATCCCGGAGCCCACAAACAATATCGAAAAAACCGGGCATGTGATTATCTCTGCGGAAAATTTAAACCAGGCAGAGAACGTATTCTCTAAAGTATTAGAAACGATTAAATTTACTTGTGATGAATTATATTCTATTTCTGAAAAAGAAATTGCTGCGAATGCAAGAATCCGGTTCGGAAAAGAGATCTGTTGGGTCTGTAAGGTTTGCGACGGAACAGATTGTGCCTCAGGGGTTCCCGGAATGGGCGGTGTTGGAAGAATGCTCAGCTTCCAGGACAATACAAAAGCATTAGAAGAATATTCTATTCTACCAAGATATATCCGAGAGAATGTTCAGGCGAGTACCGAAAGCCAATTTTTAGGACAGAAATTATCCACTTCTTTCATGTGTGCTCCTATGACAGGTGCAATCACGAATATGAGTGGGGCCATGGATGAATATACTTTGGCCGCGGTTTTATTGGAAGGATGTTTGGCCTCCGGCAGCTTAGCATGGTTAGGCGATGGTGCAAGTCCTGAAAAATATCTGATCATTCTGGAAGCCCTCAAAAAAGTAGAAGGTAAGGGTATCTTAATCTGCAAACCTAGAGAAGACGAAGGGCTGATCAAGGAAAGATTCCAAGAAGCAGAGGCACAAGGTGTTCTCGCTTTAGGTATGGATATAGACGCGGTGAATTTCAAAACTCTGGTCCAGAAAAAAATCCCTTCGGTCACAAGAGGAGTGGACGCTCTTTCTAAAATACGTTCTTATACAAAACTTCCTTTTATCTTAAAAGGTGTGATGAGTCCAGAAGATGCGATCCTTGCGAAAGAAGCGGGAGCGGACGCGATCGTTGTTTCCAATCATGGAGGCAGAGTGTTGGACGATATGCCTGGAACTGCGAGAGTTCTTCCTATGATCCGTGAAGCATTGGGCCCTGATTTTCCTATCTCTGTGGACGGAGGAGTGAGAAGTGGAGCAGACGTTTTCAAAATGCATGCATTAGGTGCGAACAATGTTCTAGTCGGAAGACCTATGGCGATTTCCGCAGTTGGTGGAGGTGTTGCAGGAGTCCGATTTTTAGTGGGTCAGTACACTGAAGGTTTGGCACAGGCAATGAATACTGTAGGAGTTTCCAGAATTTCCGAGATTAGGAAAGAATTTATTTTCAGAAAAAAAGAGGAAACTTCCTCTTAA